A section of the Solea solea chromosome 17, fSolSol10.1, whole genome shotgun sequence genome encodes:
- the kidins220b gene encoding kinase D-interacting substrate of 220 kDa B isoform X1 codes for MDTTTSIKMTTLAIQNLFSYVEEENLSAVRAHLDRFNEVDGRSDNGQTPLMLAAEQGSVDIVQELIRRGANVNLDDVDCWSALISAAKEGHMDVVKELLENSAYIEHRDMGGWTALMWAAYKGRLEVAKLLLEHGANPNTTGQQYSVYPIIWSSGRGHADIVKLLLQNGAKVNCSDKYGTTPLIWASRKGHFDCVMHLLESGADVDQEGANSMTALIVAVKGGYTEVVKELLKRNPNVNMTDKDGNTALMIAAKEGFTEIVQDLLDAGTYVNIPDRSGDTVLIGAVRGGHVDIVRALLHKYADIDIRGQESKTALYWAVEKGNATMVRDILQCNPDTETCTKDAESPLIKATKMRNIEIVELLLDKGAKVSAVDKKGDTPLHIAIRGRSRRLAELLLRNPKDGRLLYRPNKAGETPYNIDCSHQKSILTQIFGARHLSPTETDGDMLGYDLYSSALADILSEPTMQPPICVGLYAQWGSGKSFLLKKLEDEMKTFAGQQIQPLFQFSWLVVFLSLLLCGSGSVVLGFTVDHRLALAVSLSVLALLYIFFVVVYFGGRREGESWNWAWLLSTRLARHVGYLELLLRLMFVNPPELPEQSTRALPVRFLFTDYNRLSSVGGETSMAEMIATLSDACEREFGFLATRLFRVFKTEETQGNRKWKKTCCVPSFVVCAVVLACLGTGVVLLSVFQVDAEKRTLNAALISVGSVVALALLLNCRTWWRVTDSVLNSQRKRLHGAANRMHKLKSEGFMKVLKNEVELMAKMAKTIDSFTQHQTRLVVVIDGLDSCEQDRVLQMLDTVRVLFSKGAFISIFASDPHIIIKAINQNLNSVLRDSNINGHDYMRNIVHLPVFLNSRGLSSARKMCAAAPANGDANAADGWHEELDRKLSQHSLGELTKFGSKTTLTRRDTYRRRQVQRSVTRQMSFDLTKLMVTEDWFNDISPQSMRRLLNIVSVTGRLLRAHQITFNWDRLASWINLTEQWPYRTSWLILYLEETDGVPDPSTLKTIYERMCRNIPTTKDVEPLLEIDADARSFEVFLSSRTPVLTARDIRTFLPCTVNLDPKLREIIADVRAAREQINMGTVTYPPLPLQEVQPRPTSVYSQMSSVCSPSASFSGPAGGVLSPQPHSSYYSGMVGPQHPFYNRPYFPHHLYQLPRPLVSASHSLHLHPRLLPKTSSIRDTTAPCKVSSLKKKKNSASVVSGAPPLLLSSMTTEAVCERVLQMEGMDQTMMCQYSATIRKANVNGRVLSQCNIDELKKEMNMNFGDWQLFRAMVLDMRIIESQVLREDVASEQGSVVGGNADGGRRALAPPHAGPAHTDASPMYSFNLSFEELSTVGLDDASRHGNTPWMGGAHRTASMTSLNSQESSNDISRLTDKQQSEYRSAYQEYIAQMAQLEMGGGGEKPVQPQPGQFMTSSSEEKSKDGGDQDARKPFTKRSGGKPAADNGDLTANGDALDPITEEDEKGDHGMSKSLLTRRTSAERGGLFPGAADLKMKACSGLRYQKLTSDDEESEESDNAPLLKDGKKTSESKPVGSLALKGKDYLSDAMLDKKDSSDSGVRSNESSPNHSLQDEEAELSQMDRANLIELDDESVARKRSLPSSLSGLQDPAVTRMSICSEDQCSLLTSSPEESWPSSKTYNLNRTPSNVTLNNNTNTQHANRPRQPPEGSTSTNPSSSSCSTADVIVSPSSGTSGTSTRPGPNNENVRVVHLKRGLKPGDPPEICTISSDTVTFGEERESIL; via the exons atgGACACCACAACGTCCATAAAGATGACCACGCTGGCGATCCAGAACCTGTTCAGCTACGTGGAGGAGGAGAACCTGAGCGCTGTGAGAGCTCACCTGGACCGCTTCAACGAGGTGGACGGACGCAGCGAC aaCGGTCAGACTCCTCTGATGCTGGCAGCTGAGCAGGGCAGTGTGGACATCGTCCAGGAGCTGATCAGGAGAGGAGCAAATGTGAACCTGGACGAcgtg gacTGCTGGTCGGCTCTGATTTCTGCTGCAAAAGAAGGTCACATGGACGTGGTGAAGGAGCTGCTGGAGAACAGTGCTTACATCGAACACAGAGAcatg GGAGGATGGACAGCTCTGATGTGGGCAGCATATAAAGGTCGTTTAGAGGTCGccaagctgctgctggagcacgGAGCGAACCCTAACACTACAggacag CAGTACAGTGTGTATCCCATCATCTGGTCCTCAGGTCGAGGACACGCAGACATCGTCAAACTGCTGCTTCAGAACGGAGCCAAGGTCAACTGTTCTGACAAG taTGGGACCACTCCTCTGATCTGGGCGTCCAGAAAAGGACACTTTGACTGTGTGATGCATCTGCTGGAGAGCGGCGCCGACGTGGACCAGGAGGGGGCG AACTCGATGACGGCTCTGATCGTGGCGGTGAAGGGAGGCTACACTGAAGTGGTGAAGGAGCTGCTGAAGAGAAACCCCAACGTCAACATGACGGACAAAGACGGGAACACGGCGCTGATGATCGCCGCCAAGGAAGGATTCACCGAGATCGTCCAGGACCTGCTGGACGCCGGCACATACGTCAACATCCCAGACcgg AGTGGGGACACGGTGCTGATTGGAGCGGTACGCGGGGGTCACGTGGACATCGTCAGGGCTCTGTTACATAAATACGCTGACATTGACATCAGAGGTCAG GAGAGTAAAACTGCTCTGTACTGGGCTGTGGAGAAAGGAAATGCCACCATGGTCAGAGACATCCTGCAGTGTAACCCTGATACTGAGACCTGCAccaag gacGCTGAGTCTCCTCTGATCAAAGCTACAAAGATGAGGAACATTGAGATCGTGGAGCTTCTTCTCGATAAAGGAGCCAAAGTGTCAGCCGTGGACAAG AAAGGAGACACGCCCCTCCACATTGCCATCCGTGGGCGGAGCCGCCGCCTGGCCGAGCTCCTCCTCAGAAACCCCAAAGATGGCCGCCTGCTGTACCGACCCAACAAGGCGGGAGAGACGCCGTACAACATCGACTGCAGCCACCAGAAGAGCATCCTGACCCAGATCTTTGGAGCGC gTCACCTGTCGCCCACGGAGACGGACGGAGACATGCTTGGATACGACCTCTACAGCTCGGCTCTCGCCGACATCCTGAGCGAGCCCACGATGCAACCGCCGATCTGTGTGGGTCTGTACGCACAGTGGGGGAGTGGAAAGTCCTTCCTGCTCAAGAAGCTCGAGG ATGAGATGAAGACGTTCGCAGGTCAGCAGATCCAGCCTTTGTTCCAGTTTTCGTGGCTGGTGGTTTTTCtatctctgctgctctgtggttctggttctgtggTCCTGGGTTTCACCGTGGACCACAGACTGGCTCTGGCCGTGTCCCTCAGCGTCCTCGCTCTGCTCTACATCTTCTTCG TGGTGGTGTACTTCGGCGGCCGTCGCGAGGGCGAGAGCTGGAACTGGGCGTGGCTTCTCAGCACTCGCCTGGCTCGTCACGTCGGTTacctggagctgctgctcaggCTCATGTTTGTCAACCCGCCCGAACTGCCGGAGCAGAGCACCAGAGCACTGCCCGTCAG GTTTCTGTTCACAGACTACAACCGTCTGTCCAGTGTTGGAGGTGAGACCTCAATGGCTGAGATGATCGCAACGCTGTCCGACGCATGTGAGAGAGAGTTTGGTTTCCTAGCGACACGTCTGTTCAGAGTGTTCAAGACGGAGGAAACACAAg gtaacaggaagtggaagaagACGTGTTGCGTGCCGTCCTTCGTGGTCTGCGCCGTGGTCTTAGCGTGCCTGGGCACCGGCGTGGTGCTGCTGTCCGTCTTCCAGGTGGACGCAGAGAAGCGGACGCTGAACGCGGCGCTGATCTCCGTGGGCAGCGTGGTGGCGCTGGCGCTGCTGCTGAACTGCAGGACGTGGTGGCGGGTCACCGACTCTGTGCTCAACTCTCAGAGGAAGAGGCTCCACGGCGCCGCCAACAGGATGCACAAACTGAAGAGCGAGGGCTTCATGAAG GTCCTGAAGAACGAAGTGGAGCTGATGGCCAAGATGGCGAAGACCATCGACAGTTTCACGCAGCATCAGACGAGGCTGGTGGTCGTCATCGACGGACTGGACTCGTGTGAACAGGACAGAGTTCTGCAGATGCTGGACACG gtgcgTGTGTTATTCTCCAAAGGTGCGTTCATCTCCATCTTTGCCAGTGACCctcacatcatcatcaaagCCATAAACCAGAACCTGAACAGCGTCCTCAGAGACTCCAACATCAACGGTCACGACTACATGAGGAACATCGTGCACCTGCCAGTCTTCCTCAACAGCAGGGGGCTCTCCAGCGCCAGGAAGATGTGTGCGGCTGCTCCCGCTAATGGAGACGCAAACGCCGCTGACG gttgGCATGAGGAGTTGGACAGGAAACTGTCTCAGCACAGTTTGGGAGAATTGACAAAGTTTGGCAGCAAAACGACCCTGACACgcaga GACACGTACCGGCGGCGTCAGGTTCAGCGCTCTGTGACTCGTCAGATGTCGTTTGACCTGACGAAGCTGATGGTGACGGAGGATTGGTTCAATGACATCAGCCCACAGAGCATGAGGAGACTACTCAACATTGTCTCTGTCACAG gtcGCCTCCTCAGAGCTCATCAGATCACCTTTAACTGGGACCGTCTGGCGTCGTGGATCAACCTGACTGAGCAGTGGCCGTACAGGACGTCCTGGCTCATCCTGTACCTGGAGGAGACGGACGGCGTCCCCGACCCGTCCACGCTGAAGACCATCTacgagag AATGTGCAGGAACATTCCCACCACCAAAGACGTGGAGCCGCTGCTGGAGATCGACGCTGACGCGCGGAGCTTCGAGGTGTTCCTGTCGTCGCGGACGCCCGTCCTCACAGCCAGAGACATCCGCACCTTCCTGCCCTGCACCGTCAATCTGGACCCCAAACTGAGAGAGATCATTGCAG ATGTCCGAGCGGCGCGGGAGCAGATAAATATGGGCACGGTCACATACCCACCCCTCCCCCTGCAGGAGGTTCAGCCCCGCCCCACCTCAGTCTACAGCCAGATGTCGTCAGTGTGCTCTCCCTCCGCCTCTTTCAGcggaccagcagggggcgtccTCTCCCCGCAGCCTCACAGCAGCTACTACAGCGGCATGGTCGGACCACAGCACCCCTTCTACAACAGG CCATATTTCCCCCATCACCTTTACCAGCTGCCACGCCCACTAGTGTCTGCCTCCCACTCATTACACCTTCATCCACGACTGCTTCCTAAAACATCGTCCATCAGAGACACAACTGCACCT tgtaaAGTTTCCTctttgaaaaagaagaag AATTCGGCGTCCGTTGTGTCTGGAGCTCCAcccctcctcctcagctccatGACAACAGAGGCTGTGTGTGAGCGCGTGCTGCAGATGGAAGGCATGGACCAGACAATGATGTGTCAGTACAGCGCCACCATCAGGAAg GCAAACGTCAACGGCCGAGTTCTGTCGCAGTGTAACATCGACGAGCTGAAGAAGGAGATGAACATGAACTTTGGAGACTGGCAGCTCTTCAGGGCAATG GTTCTGGACATGCGGATCATCGAGAGCCAGGTGCTACGTGAGGACGTGGCCAGCGAACAAGGTAGCGTTGTCGGTGGTAATGCTGATGGGGGAAGGCGGGCCTTGGCTCCGCCTCACGCCGGCCCCGCCCACACAGACGCTTCGCCGATGTATAGCTTCAATCTGAGCTTTGAGGAACTGAGCACGGTGGGACTGGATGACGCGTCGAGACACGGAAACACACCGTGGATG GGCGGAGCTCATCGGACCGCTAGCATGACCAGCCTCAACTCCCAGGAGTCGTCCAACGATATCTCCAGGCTAACAGACAAGCAGCAGTCCGAGTACCGCAGCGCCTACCAGGAGTACATCGCTCAGATGGCGCAGCTGGAAATGGGTGGTGGAGGCGAGAAGCCCGTCCAACCACAGCCGGGACAGTTCATGACATCATCGTCAGAGGAGAAGAGCAAGGACGGCGGCGATCAGGATGCACGTAAACCCTTTACCAAGAGGAGTGGCGGGAAACCAGCTGCAGACAACGGCGACTTAACCGCCAACGGCGACGCCCTGGACCCCATCACGGAGGAAGACGAGAAGGGCGACCACGGAATGTCCAAGTCTCTGCTGACCCGCAGAACCTCAGCAGAGAGAGGTGGACTGTTCCCAGGCGCCGCTGACCTGAAGATGAAGGCATGCAGCGGACTGCGGTACCAGAAGTTGACAAGTGATGACGAAGAGTCTGAGGAGTCAGACAACGCTCCGCTGCTGAAGGACGGCAAGAAGACGAGTGAGTCCAAACCTGTTGGCTCGCTGGCACTGAAGGGGAAGGACTACTTGTCCGACGCCATGCTGGACAAGAAGGACTCGTCTGATTCCGGCGTACGATCCAATGAGAGCTCTCCCAACCACTCGCTGCAGGACGAGGAGGCGGAGCTGTCACAGATGGACAGAGCCAACCTGATAGAGCTGGATGATGAGAGTGTGGCGAGGAAGCGTAGTCTTCCTAGCAGCCTCAGCGGCCTCCAGGATCCGGCAGTCACCCGGATGTCCATCTGCTCTGAGGACCAGTGTAGTCTGCTCACCAGCAGCCCTGAGGAGAGCTGGCCCTCGTCCAAGACCTACAACCTGAACCGTACACCAAGTAACGTGACgctcaacaacaacaccaacacccAGCACGCCAACCGCCCCCGCCAGCCTCCAGAGGGCTCCACCTCCAccaacccctcctcctcctcctgttccaCCGCCGATGTCATCGTCTCCCCAAGCTCCGGCACCTCCGGGACCTCCACCAGGCCGGGACCCAACAACGAGAATGTTCGAGTGGTTCACCTGAAGCGGGGCCTGAAACCCGGCGACCCCCCAGAGATCTGCACCATTTCGTCCGACACTGTCACCTTCGGTGAGGAACGCGAGAGCATCCTGTGA
- the kidins220b gene encoding kinase D-interacting substrate of 220 kDa B isoform X3, with product MDTTTSIKMTTLAIQNLFSYVEEENLSAVRAHLDRFNEVDGRSDNGQTPLMLAAEQGSVDIVQELIRRGANVNLDDVDCWSALISAAKEGHMDVVKELLENSAYIEHRDMGGWTALMWAAYKGRLEVAKLLLEHGANPNTTGQQYSVYPIIWSSGRGHADIVKLLLQNGAKVNCSDKYGTTPLIWASRKGHFDCVMHLLESGADVDQEGANSMTALIVAVKGGYTEVVKELLKRNPNVNMTDKDGNTALMIAAKEGFTEIVQDLLDAGTYVNIPDRSGDTVLIGAVRGGHVDIVRALLHKYADIDIRGQESKTALYWAVEKGNATMVRDILQCNPDTETCTKDAESPLIKATKMRNIEIVELLLDKGAKVSAVDKKGDTPLHIAIRGRSRRLAELLLRNPKDGRLLYRPNKAGETPYNIDCSHQKSILTQIFGARHLSPTETDGDMLGYDLYSSALADILSEPTMQPPICVGLYAQWGSGKSFLLKKLEDEMKTFAGQQIQPLFQFSWLVVFLSLLLCGSGSVVLGFTVDHRLALAVSLSVLALLYIFFVVVYFGGRREGESWNWAWLLSTRLARHVGYLELLLRLMFVNPPELPEQSTRALPVRFLFTDYNRLSSVGGETSMAEMIATLSDACEREFGFLATRLFRVFKTEETQGNRKWKKTCCVPSFVVCAVVLACLGTGVVLLSVFQVDAEKRTLNAALISVGSVVALALLLNCRTWWRVTDSVLNSQRKRLHGAANRMHKLKSEGFMKVLKNEVELMAKMAKTIDSFTQHQTRLVVVIDGLDSCEQDRVLQMLDTVRVLFSKGAFISIFASDPHIIIKAINQNLNSVLRDSNINGHDYMRNIVHLPVFLNSRGLSSARKMCAAAPANGDANAADGWHEELDRKLSQHSLGELTKFGSKTTLTRRDTYRRRQVQRSVTRQMSFDLTKLMVTEDWFNDISPQSMRRLLNIVSVTGRLLRAHQITFNWDRLASWINLTEQWPYRTSWLILYLEETDGVPDPSTLKTIYERMCRNIPTTKDVEPLLEIDADARSFEVFLSSRTPVLTARDIRTFLPCTVNLDPKLREIIADVRAAREQINMGTVTYPPLPLQEVQPRPTSVYSQMSSVCSPSASFSGPAGGVLSPQPHSSYYSGMVGPQHPFYNRPYFPHHLYQLPRPLVSASHSLHLHPRLLPKTSSIRDTTAPNSASVVSGAPPLLLSSMTTEAVCERVLQMEGMDQTMMCQYSATIRKANVNGRVLSQCNIDELKKEMNMNFGDWQLFRAMVLDMRIIESQVLREDVASEQGSVVGGNADGGRRALAPPHAGPAHTDASPMYSFNLSFEELSTVGLDDASRHGNTPWMGGAHRTASMTSLNSQESSNDISRLTDKQQSEYRSAYQEYIAQMAQLEMGGGGEKPVQPQPGQFMTSSSEEKSKDGGDQDARKPFTKRSGGKPAADNGDLTANGDALDPITEEDEKGDHGMSKSLLTRRTSAERGGLFPGAADLKMKACSGLRYQKLTSDDEESEESDNAPLLKDGKKTSESKPVGSLALKGKDYLSDAMLDKKDSSDSGVRSNESSPNHSLQDEEAELSQMDRANLIELDDESVARKRSLPSSLSGLQDPAVTRMSICSEDQCSLLTSSPEESWPSSKTYNLNRTPSNVTLNNNTNTQHANRPRQPPEGSTSTNPSSSSCSTADVIVSPSSGTSGTSTRPGPNNENVRVVHLKRGLKPGDPPEICTISSDTVTFGEERESIL from the exons atgGACACCACAACGTCCATAAAGATGACCACGCTGGCGATCCAGAACCTGTTCAGCTACGTGGAGGAGGAGAACCTGAGCGCTGTGAGAGCTCACCTGGACCGCTTCAACGAGGTGGACGGACGCAGCGAC aaCGGTCAGACTCCTCTGATGCTGGCAGCTGAGCAGGGCAGTGTGGACATCGTCCAGGAGCTGATCAGGAGAGGAGCAAATGTGAACCTGGACGAcgtg gacTGCTGGTCGGCTCTGATTTCTGCTGCAAAAGAAGGTCACATGGACGTGGTGAAGGAGCTGCTGGAGAACAGTGCTTACATCGAACACAGAGAcatg GGAGGATGGACAGCTCTGATGTGGGCAGCATATAAAGGTCGTTTAGAGGTCGccaagctgctgctggagcacgGAGCGAACCCTAACACTACAggacag CAGTACAGTGTGTATCCCATCATCTGGTCCTCAGGTCGAGGACACGCAGACATCGTCAAACTGCTGCTTCAGAACGGAGCCAAGGTCAACTGTTCTGACAAG taTGGGACCACTCCTCTGATCTGGGCGTCCAGAAAAGGACACTTTGACTGTGTGATGCATCTGCTGGAGAGCGGCGCCGACGTGGACCAGGAGGGGGCG AACTCGATGACGGCTCTGATCGTGGCGGTGAAGGGAGGCTACACTGAAGTGGTGAAGGAGCTGCTGAAGAGAAACCCCAACGTCAACATGACGGACAAAGACGGGAACACGGCGCTGATGATCGCCGCCAAGGAAGGATTCACCGAGATCGTCCAGGACCTGCTGGACGCCGGCACATACGTCAACATCCCAGACcgg AGTGGGGACACGGTGCTGATTGGAGCGGTACGCGGGGGTCACGTGGACATCGTCAGGGCTCTGTTACATAAATACGCTGACATTGACATCAGAGGTCAG GAGAGTAAAACTGCTCTGTACTGGGCTGTGGAGAAAGGAAATGCCACCATGGTCAGAGACATCCTGCAGTGTAACCCTGATACTGAGACCTGCAccaag gacGCTGAGTCTCCTCTGATCAAAGCTACAAAGATGAGGAACATTGAGATCGTGGAGCTTCTTCTCGATAAAGGAGCCAAAGTGTCAGCCGTGGACAAG AAAGGAGACACGCCCCTCCACATTGCCATCCGTGGGCGGAGCCGCCGCCTGGCCGAGCTCCTCCTCAGAAACCCCAAAGATGGCCGCCTGCTGTACCGACCCAACAAGGCGGGAGAGACGCCGTACAACATCGACTGCAGCCACCAGAAGAGCATCCTGACCCAGATCTTTGGAGCGC gTCACCTGTCGCCCACGGAGACGGACGGAGACATGCTTGGATACGACCTCTACAGCTCGGCTCTCGCCGACATCCTGAGCGAGCCCACGATGCAACCGCCGATCTGTGTGGGTCTGTACGCACAGTGGGGGAGTGGAAAGTCCTTCCTGCTCAAGAAGCTCGAGG ATGAGATGAAGACGTTCGCAGGTCAGCAGATCCAGCCTTTGTTCCAGTTTTCGTGGCTGGTGGTTTTTCtatctctgctgctctgtggttctggttctgtggTCCTGGGTTTCACCGTGGACCACAGACTGGCTCTGGCCGTGTCCCTCAGCGTCCTCGCTCTGCTCTACATCTTCTTCG TGGTGGTGTACTTCGGCGGCCGTCGCGAGGGCGAGAGCTGGAACTGGGCGTGGCTTCTCAGCACTCGCCTGGCTCGTCACGTCGGTTacctggagctgctgctcaggCTCATGTTTGTCAACCCGCCCGAACTGCCGGAGCAGAGCACCAGAGCACTGCCCGTCAG GTTTCTGTTCACAGACTACAACCGTCTGTCCAGTGTTGGAGGTGAGACCTCAATGGCTGAGATGATCGCAACGCTGTCCGACGCATGTGAGAGAGAGTTTGGTTTCCTAGCGACACGTCTGTTCAGAGTGTTCAAGACGGAGGAAACACAAg gtaacaggaagtggaagaagACGTGTTGCGTGCCGTCCTTCGTGGTCTGCGCCGTGGTCTTAGCGTGCCTGGGCACCGGCGTGGTGCTGCTGTCCGTCTTCCAGGTGGACGCAGAGAAGCGGACGCTGAACGCGGCGCTGATCTCCGTGGGCAGCGTGGTGGCGCTGGCGCTGCTGCTGAACTGCAGGACGTGGTGGCGGGTCACCGACTCTGTGCTCAACTCTCAGAGGAAGAGGCTCCACGGCGCCGCCAACAGGATGCACAAACTGAAGAGCGAGGGCTTCATGAAG GTCCTGAAGAACGAAGTGGAGCTGATGGCCAAGATGGCGAAGACCATCGACAGTTTCACGCAGCATCAGACGAGGCTGGTGGTCGTCATCGACGGACTGGACTCGTGTGAACAGGACAGAGTTCTGCAGATGCTGGACACG gtgcgTGTGTTATTCTCCAAAGGTGCGTTCATCTCCATCTTTGCCAGTGACCctcacatcatcatcaaagCCATAAACCAGAACCTGAACAGCGTCCTCAGAGACTCCAACATCAACGGTCACGACTACATGAGGAACATCGTGCACCTGCCAGTCTTCCTCAACAGCAGGGGGCTCTCCAGCGCCAGGAAGATGTGTGCGGCTGCTCCCGCTAATGGAGACGCAAACGCCGCTGACG gttgGCATGAGGAGTTGGACAGGAAACTGTCTCAGCACAGTTTGGGAGAATTGACAAAGTTTGGCAGCAAAACGACCCTGACACgcaga GACACGTACCGGCGGCGTCAGGTTCAGCGCTCTGTGACTCGTCAGATGTCGTTTGACCTGACGAAGCTGATGGTGACGGAGGATTGGTTCAATGACATCAGCCCACAGAGCATGAGGAGACTACTCAACATTGTCTCTGTCACAG gtcGCCTCCTCAGAGCTCATCAGATCACCTTTAACTGGGACCGTCTGGCGTCGTGGATCAACCTGACTGAGCAGTGGCCGTACAGGACGTCCTGGCTCATCCTGTACCTGGAGGAGACGGACGGCGTCCCCGACCCGTCCACGCTGAAGACCATCTacgagag AATGTGCAGGAACATTCCCACCACCAAAGACGTGGAGCCGCTGCTGGAGATCGACGCTGACGCGCGGAGCTTCGAGGTGTTCCTGTCGTCGCGGACGCCCGTCCTCACAGCCAGAGACATCCGCACCTTCCTGCCCTGCACCGTCAATCTGGACCCCAAACTGAGAGAGATCATTGCAG ATGTCCGAGCGGCGCGGGAGCAGATAAATATGGGCACGGTCACATACCCACCCCTCCCCCTGCAGGAGGTTCAGCCCCGCCCCACCTCAGTCTACAGCCAGATGTCGTCAGTGTGCTCTCCCTCCGCCTCTTTCAGcggaccagcagggggcgtccTCTCCCCGCAGCCTCACAGCAGCTACTACAGCGGCATGGTCGGACCACAGCACCCCTTCTACAACAGG CCATATTTCCCCCATCACCTTTACCAGCTGCCACGCCCACTAGTGTCTGCCTCCCACTCATTACACCTTCATCCACGACTGCTTCCTAAAACATCGTCCATCAGAGACACAACTGCACCT AATTCGGCGTCCGTTGTGTCTGGAGCTCCAcccctcctcctcagctccatGACAACAGAGGCTGTGTGTGAGCGCGTGCTGCAGATGGAAGGCATGGACCAGACAATGATGTGTCAGTACAGCGCCACCATCAGGAAg GCAAACGTCAACGGCCGAGTTCTGTCGCAGTGTAACATCGACGAGCTGAAGAAGGAGATGAACATGAACTTTGGAGACTGGCAGCTCTTCAGGGCAATG GTTCTGGACATGCGGATCATCGAGAGCCAGGTGCTACGTGAGGACGTGGCCAGCGAACAAGGTAGCGTTGTCGGTGGTAATGCTGATGGGGGAAGGCGGGCCTTGGCTCCGCCTCACGCCGGCCCCGCCCACACAGACGCTTCGCCGATGTATAGCTTCAATCTGAGCTTTGAGGAACTGAGCACGGTGGGACTGGATGACGCGTCGAGACACGGAAACACACCGTGGATG GGCGGAGCTCATCGGACCGCTAGCATGACCAGCCTCAACTCCCAGGAGTCGTCCAACGATATCTCCAGGCTAACAGACAAGCAGCAGTCCGAGTACCGCAGCGCCTACCAGGAGTACATCGCTCAGATGGCGCAGCTGGAAATGGGTGGTGGAGGCGAGAAGCCCGTCCAACCACAGCCGGGACAGTTCATGACATCATCGTCAGAGGAGAAGAGCAAGGACGGCGGCGATCAGGATGCACGTAAACCCTTTACCAAGAGGAGTGGCGGGAAACCAGCTGCAGACAACGGCGACTTAACCGCCAACGGCGACGCCCTGGACCCCATCACGGAGGAAGACGAGAAGGGCGACCACGGAATGTCCAAGTCTCTGCTGACCCGCAGAACCTCAGCAGAGAGAGGTGGACTGTTCCCAGGCGCCGCTGACCTGAAGATGAAGGCATGCAGCGGACTGCGGTACCAGAAGTTGACAAGTGATGACGAAGAGTCTGAGGAGTCAGACAACGCTCCGCTGCTGAAGGACGGCAAGAAGACGAGTGAGTCCAAACCTGTTGGCTCGCTGGCACTGAAGGGGAAGGACTACTTGTCCGACGCCATGCTGGACAAGAAGGACTCGTCTGATTCCGGCGTACGATCCAATGAGAGCTCTCCCAACCACTCGCTGCAGGACGAGGAGGCGGAGCTGTCACAGATGGACAGAGCCAACCTGATAGAGCTGGATGATGAGAGTGTGGCGAGGAAGCGTAGTCTTCCTAGCAGCCTCAGCGGCCTCCAGGATCCGGCAGTCACCCGGATGTCCATCTGCTCTGAGGACCAGTGTAGTCTGCTCACCAGCAGCCCTGAGGAGAGCTGGCCCTCGTCCAAGACCTACAACCTGAACCGTACACCAAGTAACGTGACgctcaacaacaacaccaacacccAGCACGCCAACCGCCCCCGCCAGCCTCCAGAGGGCTCCACCTCCAccaacccctcctcctcctcctgttccaCCGCCGATGTCATCGTCTCCCCAAGCTCCGGCACCTCCGGGACCTCCACCAGGCCGGGACCCAACAACGAGAATGTTCGAGTGGTTCACCTGAAGCGGGGCCTGAAACCCGGCGACCCCCCAGAGATCTGCACCATTTCGTCCGACACTGTCACCTTCGGTGAGGAACGCGAGAGCATCCTGTGA